From Corynebacterium pseudotuberculosis:
GATTTTTCGAGGCGAATGACCTGCACTTTTTCAGAAGTTCTCGAACAAAAACCCAGGTGGGGAAGAAGTGCACAACTTTATCCACAGGGTGTGAGAAACCTCTGGGGATAATGGAAACACTGGGTTCTACACATTTTTATACACAGCCTGTGGATAACTTTGTGCACAGTTGTACACATGGCAGTGGAAAGAAAAATTGGGACCGATGGTGACCCTATACTTATTGCAGATGTGAAGCGCTGTGGTGGGGAATAAAATCAAAGCGCCGATTGTATCCGATTGGCTAGGATGCAACAGTTCTTGTGAATAAAAAGCGGTGGGGCTGAACGCTGCTATGCGGCTTATGGCTAAAAATGAGTGGTTGTATCGACGAGGACTGGGTAAGAGTTTTGGGACTCGGAACACCCGTGTTGCGTCACACCTGTGGATGGGATTGCTCACTTATTGGGAAGCGTTTCTAGGGTGGAAGCGTGCCGTGGAGAAACCTTATGAGTGCCATAACCTTCTCAACTGCACGCCACAGCAGGTATCCGTTGAATTTCCCCTAACTCCAGCCCGCTCATCTCTTTGCTCACTATCTCAACCGAGAAGCCTGCTTTAGGTTCTACTGTCTATAACACCGCAGAAGTGAATGGCAGAAAGATCAGTGGTAGCGTTACGTTCCCTAGCGCCGGTGGCCAGGGGGCGGGGAAGCAAAGGCGGGTTTACGATTGAAAAAATTGTTTCCGGGGAGCGTACCTCGAAACAATTTTCCTTTGCGTGGTCGTGCACGTCGCAAGGCAAAGAAATGAAGAATGGCACTATTAAACTCACAAACGGGGACGTGCATCATGAGAAACAGCTGGATAAAGATGCCTCGTGCGTGATTAAAGAGGAAGATGCTGATGCAGCGTCTGAGAAGAAGCATTCTTTGAAGTGGTCTGTAGACAGTGAGGAAAAAAGAAGGGGAGTCCGTAACCATATCCATCAGGCAGCCTGAAGAACAGGCAGTTCAAGTAGTAGCAACGAATATTTATTGCCAGGGAGAACCAGAGGATCCGGAGATCCCTCCCGTGCCTCCTACGACTACAACCACGTCGGTGCCGCCGTCGTCATCGCCAAGAACTACAGAACCCACGCGGGCACCGCGTAATCCTTTATCTTGGTGATAATCAGTGTGCAGACGAGGAGCTAAATCTTCGTCTGGAAAGCTCTATTGCCCCGCTGAGTTAGAAGGTCGCCGATTTTAGTTCCAGAGGAAAGCGCATACGCTCATGAGACTCTGCATTTATGGAAATGTAGATGATGACTTTTCTCTTCATGGTCGCCTTGGTAACGCTATCAGCGGCAGCACTCTACGGAGCCAAATATTCGAGCGATTCCAGAGGACGCGGGTGATTCTTGCTAATTGCCGCAGTGCTCTTTATCTTCACTGTCCTGCTAACTATAGGAAGCTTCAGCTTCTGGCTATAGCCGGTAGAACTAGCCACGAATGCGCGTTCCCAACTGTACGGTTCGTGTTAGAGCTACCAGCTATAAAGAAACGTAAAGACTCACACCGCACCATCTCCCTCGACGATTCCGGCGACTACCGCAGACTCTCCGAAAGCTAGCAAGCCGAAGCTGACCGCTTGGACAACAAAGCCGGACACCTAACAAGCGAGATAGCCGTGCTGGTAAAGATCCGTGCGGAAGTCGAGCGATATCCAGAGACACCAACACAAGAGATTAAGGATGCATGAGTGGTAAATCTGCGTAGCTGGAACTACCTCCGCGTACGCGGAGAAAAGCGGCACGCAAAGCCGAAAGCTTATCCACGCCCGTCCCGAGCGCTGCCGCTAGCTGCTCATCG
This genomic window contains:
- a CDS encoding DUF5979 domain-containing protein, with translation MAERSVVALRSLAPVARGRGSKGGFTIEKIVSGERTSKQFSFAWSCTSQGKEMKNGTIKLTNGDVHHEKQLDKDASCVIKEEDADAASEKKHSLKWSVDSEEKRRGVRNHIHQAA